The following are encoded together in the Armatimonadota bacterium genome:
- a CDS encoding tripartite tricarboxylate transporter TctB family protein yields MRRAEVGMAVVLVVLGGVLIWQAVQLPIGWTAIGPGAGFFPFWLAVGVTVSAGGILLGRLRARPAAGDRDVFIPAHAWRPLLAVFLPMAAVVALMNVLGIYLGGALYLAGYMWLVGRHRPLSIALVSVLVPLALFFIFERWFLLPLPKGALLESILYGR; encoded by the coding sequence ATGCGGAGAGCGGAAGTCGGCATGGCCGTGGTCCTGGTGGTCCTGGGCGGGGTCCTGATCTGGCAGGCGGTGCAGCTTCCCATCGGGTGGACGGCCATCGGACCCGGGGCGGGGTTTTTCCCCTTCTGGCTGGCGGTGGGGGTGACGGTCTCGGCGGGGGGAATCCTGCTGGGCCGGCTGCGGGCCCGGCCGGCGGCCGGCGACCGGGACGTGTTCATCCCGGCGCACGCCTGGCGGCCGCTGCTGGCGGTCTTCCTGCCCATGGCGGCGGTGGTGGCGCTGATGAACGTGCTCGGGATCTACCTGGGCGGCGCCCTGTACCTGGCCGGCTACATGTGGCTGGTGGGCCGACACCGCCCCCTGTCCATCGCGCTGGTCAGCGTGCTGGTGCCGCTGGCGCTGTTTTTCATCTTCGAGCGCTGGTTTCTGCTGCCGCTGCCCAAAGGGGCGCTGCTGGAGTCGATCCTCTACGGGAGATAG